In a single window of the Pontibacter russatus genome:
- a CDS encoding porin: MHHTVKGALFLLLPLLAWGNSAHSQSLIDSRLGKGVQVMAADSSFSMRFGTRFQTLYEGSVSSGPGATWEDRFLIRRARLKFEGFVFSPKLEYKIELGLSNSDIGSDTPEQTDNADNVILDAVAKWNFAPNWELWVGQTKLPGNRERIVSSQKMQFVDRSLLNSRFNIDRDAGLQLHHAHYIGGMLVREAGAISMGEGRDITVDNAGGYDYTARVEVLPFGEFEGEGEYVGTDLAREETPKLAVAAAYDFNDDASRARGQLGSFLSGTRDLRTLFLDAMFKYRGFSAMAEYASKKAPDGPVVAFGQDGDVDETFVTGNAFNIQGGYLFKTNWEVAGRYTTYNPTQVTGLREQDQYTLGLSKYIVGHTLKVQSDVSLIQEEGREEAYQFRMQLEVSL, translated from the coding sequence GTGCACCACACAGTAAAGGGAGCGCTGTTTCTGCTCCTGCCGCTTCTCGCCTGGGGCAACTCCGCCCATAGCCAAAGCCTTATCGACAGCCGCCTCGGCAAAGGGGTTCAGGTCATGGCCGCCGACTCCTCCTTCAGCATGCGCTTCGGCACCAGGTTCCAGACACTATATGAGGGGAGCGTCAGCTCCGGACCGGGTGCCACCTGGGAAGATCGTTTCCTCATCCGCCGGGCGCGCCTGAAGTTCGAGGGGTTTGTGTTCTCGCCGAAACTGGAGTACAAGATAGAACTGGGCCTGAGCAACAGCGACATCGGCAGCGACACGCCGGAACAGACAGACAACGCCGACAACGTGATACTGGACGCGGTGGCTAAATGGAATTTCGCCCCGAACTGGGAATTGTGGGTGGGGCAGACGAAACTGCCGGGCAACCGCGAGCGCATCGTCTCCTCCCAGAAAATGCAGTTCGTGGACCGCAGCCTGCTCAACTCACGCTTCAACATCGACCGCGACGCTGGCCTGCAACTCCACCACGCCCACTATATAGGCGGCATGCTGGTACGCGAGGCAGGCGCTATATCCATGGGTGAGGGCCGCGACATTACCGTGGACAACGCCGGTGGATATGATTACACCGCCCGGGTGGAGGTGCTGCCGTTCGGGGAGTTTGAAGGCGAGGGCGAATATGTGGGCACAGACCTGGCGCGCGAAGAGACGCCGAAACTGGCTGTGGCCGCCGCTTACGACTTTAACGACGACGCCTCCCGCGCACGCGGCCAGTTGGGCTCTTTCCTGAGCGGAACGCGCGACCTGCGCACCCTGTTCCTGGATGCCATGTTCAAGTACAGGGGCTTTTCGGCCATGGCGGAATATGCCAGCAAGAAAGCACCCGATGGCCCTGTGGTGGCCTTTGGCCAGGATGGCGACGTGGATGAGACCTTTGTGACCGGAAATGCCTTTAACATACAGGGCGGCTACCTTTTTAAAACCAATTGGGAAGTGGCCGGCCGCTACACCACCTACAACCCAACGCAGGTGACGGGGCTCCGGGAGCAGGATCAGTATACCCTCGGCTTGTCGAAGTATATAGTGGGGCACACCCTGAAGGTGCAAAGCGATGTTTCCCTGATACAGGAAGAGGGACGTGAGGAGGCATACCAGTTCAGGATGCAGCTGGAGGTGTCCCTGTAA
- a CDS encoding PstS family phosphate ABC transporter substrate-binding protein, translated as MFNFRYRHNKTNAALLIGGALFLGACGGNGGAESDLSGSIEIDGSSTVYPITEAVAEEFRAEAPDVRVTVGVSGTGGGFQKFSRGTIDIVNASREINPAEASQAEGNGISYVELPVAYDGLTVVVHPENDWAKDITVEELKKIWEPAAQGTIKTWNQIRPEWPDRPLRLYGPGVESGTYDYFTEAVVGKSHSSRGDYTASEDDNVLVQGVSTDPNALGFFGYAYYEENKGKLKAIPVDDGDDSNGAGAILPSIETVKDGSYAPLSRPLFIYVSSNIAENPAGVEFVNFYLDNAAALSEEVGYIPLPAKLYEEQKEKFGEFAGSAAPSEAAAQQ; from the coding sequence ATGTTCAACTTCAGGTACAGACATAACAAGACAAACGCAGCACTGCTTATAGGGGGCGCATTGTTCCTAGGCGCATGCGGCGGGAACGGAGGCGCAGAGAGCGACCTGTCGGGCAGCATTGAAATTGACGGCTCCTCCACGGTTTATCCCATCACGGAGGCGGTGGCGGAGGAGTTCCGCGCCGAGGCGCCGGATGTGAGGGTGACGGTGGGCGTGTCGGGCACAGGCGGCGGCTTTCAGAAATTCTCGCGCGGCACCATCGACATCGTGAACGCCTCCCGCGAAATCAACCCTGCCGAGGCCAGCCAGGCCGAAGGAAACGGCATTTCTTATGTAGAGTTGCCGGTCGCCTACGACGGCCTGACCGTGGTGGTGCATCCCGAAAACGACTGGGCGAAAGACATCACGGTGGAGGAACTGAAGAAGATATGGGAGCCAGCCGCACAGGGCACCATCAAGACGTGGAATCAGATCCGGCCGGAGTGGCCCGACAGGCCGCTGCGACTGTACGGACCGGGGGTTGAGTCCGGCACATACGACTACTTTACGGAGGCTGTGGTAGGCAAAAGCCACTCCAGCCGCGGCGACTATACCGCCAGCGAGGACGACAACGTGCTGGTGCAGGGCGTATCCACCGACCCGAACGCGCTGGGCTTCTTTGGCTATGCGTATTATGAGGAGAACAAGGGCAAGCTGAAGGCGATACCCGTGGACGACGGAGACGACAGCAACGGAGCAGGCGCAATCCTCCCATCCATCGAAACGGTGAAGGACGGATCTTATGCCCCGCTGTCGCGCCCGCTGTTCATCTACGTAAGCTCAAATATTGCCGAAAACCCGGCAGGGGTGGAGTTCGTGAACTTCTACCTCGACAATGCCGCCGCGCTCAGCGAGGAGGTAGGCTATATTCCGCTGCCAGCCAAGCTGTACGAGGAGCAGAAGGAGAAATTCGGTGAGTTTGCCGGAAGCGCCGCACCCAGCGAGGCCGCAGCGCAGCAGTAG
- the pstC gene encoding phosphate ABC transporter permease subunit PstC yields the protein MRASEKIIEGLLWLSAVITILITIGIIWVLLSEAIDFFQVVSLVEFLTAKQWTPLFAQKEFGILPLVAGTLLTTGIAIAVALPLGLTIAIYLNEYAHARMKQVVKPMLEVLATIPTVVYGFFALTVVTPFLQTLIPKLAGFNALSAGMVMGIMIIPMISSLSEDAISAVPRSLREAAYGMGSTRLQTAFGVMVPAASSGIVVSVILAISRAVGETMIVAIAAGQQPRLTLNPLVPIETITTYIVQVSLGDVPQGSLEYKTIFAAGITLFIFTFALNNLSFWIKKKYQEKYD from the coding sequence TTGAGAGCATCAGAAAAAATCATCGAGGGTTTGTTGTGGCTGTCCGCCGTCATCACGATTCTTATCACGATTGGCATCATCTGGGTGCTGCTTTCCGAAGCCATCGATTTCTTCCAGGTTGTGTCGCTGGTGGAGTTCCTGACGGCAAAGCAATGGACGCCGCTTTTTGCCCAGAAGGAGTTCGGTATTCTGCCGCTGGTGGCTGGCACGCTGCTCACCACCGGCATCGCCATTGCCGTCGCGCTGCCCCTTGGGCTGACCATCGCCATCTACCTCAACGAGTACGCGCACGCCCGCATGAAGCAGGTGGTGAAACCGATGCTGGAGGTGCTGGCCACCATCCCGACGGTGGTATATGGCTTCTTTGCCCTGACCGTGGTGACACCTTTTCTGCAGACGCTCATCCCAAAACTGGCGGGCTTCAACGCACTTTCGGCGGGTATGGTGATGGGCATCATGATCATCCCGATGATTTCTTCCTTAAGCGAGGACGCCATCAGCGCCGTGCCGCGTTCGTTGCGCGAGGCCGCCTACGGCATGGGCTCCACGCGCCTGCAAACGGCCTTCGGGGTGATGGTGCCGGCCGCCTCCTCGGGCATTGTGGTGTCGGTGATACTGGCCATCTCCAGGGCGGTGGGCGAGACCATGATCGTGGCCATCGCCGCCGGGCAGCAGCCCCGCCTCACCCTGAACCCGCTGGTGCCCATCGAGACCATCACCACGTACATTGTGCAGGTAAGCCTGGGCGACGTGCCGCAGGGCTCGCTGGAGTACAAGACCATTTTTGCGGCCGGTATCACGCTCTTCATCTTCACGTTTGCGCTGAACAACCTCAGCTTCTGGATAAAAAAGAAATACCAGGAAAAGTATGACTAA
- the pstA gene encoding phosphate ABC transporter permease PstA yields MTNSDINRLKDKAFQVFGVFCTLIGLVVLGIFLFDIILEGAKRIDWDFLTSLPSRRASRAGILTAWVGTIWILVLTTIIAFPLGVSAGVYLEEYSRKNKLSNFLEINISNLAGVPSIIYGLLGIEIFVRQMRLGNSLLAGALTLSLLILPIIIVTTREAIKAVPRSVRDGSYALGASKWQTIWNQVLPASFGGILTGIILALSRAVGEAAPLIVIGALAYVPFTPASPLDEFTVLPIQIFNWTSRPQEAFQTNAAAAIIILLIITFLLNGIAVYLRNRQQKKIKW; encoded by the coding sequence ATGACTAACTCAGACATCAACAGGCTCAAAGACAAGGCCTTCCAGGTTTTCGGGGTCTTTTGCACCCTCATCGGGCTGGTGGTGCTGGGCATCTTCCTCTTCGATATTATTCTGGAGGGCGCCAAGCGCATCGACTGGGACTTCCTCACCAGCCTACCCTCGCGGAGGGCCAGCCGCGCCGGTATCCTCACCGCCTGGGTCGGCACGATTTGGATACTGGTGCTCACCACCATCATTGCCTTCCCGCTGGGCGTTTCGGCGGGCGTGTACCTGGAGGAGTACAGCAGGAAGAATAAACTGAGCAACTTTCTGGAGATAAACATCTCTAACCTGGCCGGGGTGCCCTCCATCATATATGGCTTGCTGGGGATCGAGATTTTCGTGCGCCAGATGCGCCTCGGCAACAGCCTGCTGGCAGGCGCGCTCACGCTGTCGCTCCTTATCCTGCCCATCATTATCGTGACGACGCGCGAGGCCATCAAGGCCGTGCCGCGCAGCGTGCGCGACGGATCTTATGCCCTGGGTGCCTCCAAGTGGCAGACTATCTGGAACCAGGTGCTGCCGGCTTCGTTCGGGGGCATACTGACGGGCATCATCCTGGCGTTATCCAGGGCAGTGGGCGAGGCGGCGCCGCTTATCGTGATCGGGGCGCTGGCCTACGTGCCGTTTACCCCCGCCTCGCCGCTGGACGAGTTCACGGTGCTGCCGATCCAGATATTTAACTGGACCTCGCGGCCACAGGAGGCGTTCCAGACAAACGCGGCGGCGGCCATCATCATCCTGTTGATCATCACCTTCCTGCTGAACGGCATTGCCGTATACCTGCGCAACAGGCAGCAGAAAAAAATCAAGTGGTAA
- the pstB gene encoding phosphate ABC transporter ATP-binding protein PstB — MSKKTNKLEAINLDAYYGDFHALKGINIAMEEKNVTAFIGPSGCGKSTFLRTFNRMNDYIDGFRTEGDILLDGRDIYAKEVRVDELRKEVGMVFQKPNPFPKSIFENVVYGLKIQGIKKKAILEEAAEKSLKRAALWNEVKDNLNKSALALSGGQQQRLCIARALAISPSVLLMDEPASALDPLSTAKIEELIYELKNDYTIVIVTHNMQQAGRVSDHTAFFYMGELVEYAKTRTMFTSPQDNRTQNYITGRFG; from the coding sequence ATGAGCAAAAAGACAAATAAACTGGAGGCCATCAACCTCGATGCCTACTACGGCGACTTCCATGCCCTGAAGGGCATCAACATTGCCATGGAAGAGAAGAACGTGACCGCCTTCATCGGGCCTTCCGGCTGCGGCAAGTCCACGTTTCTGCGCACCTTCAACCGCATGAACGACTATATAGACGGCTTCCGGACGGAGGGGGACATTCTGCTGGACGGCCGCGACATATATGCCAAGGAGGTGCGTGTGGATGAGCTGCGCAAGGAAGTGGGCATGGTGTTCCAGAAGCCGAACCCGTTCCCGAAGAGCATTTTTGAGAACGTGGTATATGGCCTGAAGATACAGGGCATCAAGAAAAAAGCTATATTGGAGGAGGCGGCGGAGAAATCGCTGAAAAGGGCCGCGCTCTGGAACGAGGTGAAGGACAACCTGAACAAGTCGGCCCTGGCCCTGTCGGGCGGGCAGCAGCAGCGGCTGTGCATTGCCCGGGCGCTGGCCATCTCACCCTCGGTGCTGCTGATGGACGAGCCGGCCTCCGCCCTCGACCCGCTCTCCACGGCCAAAATCGAGGAGCTCATATATGAGCTGAAGAACGACTACACCATCGTGATCGTGACGCACAACATGCAGCAGGCCGGACGCGTGAGCGATCACACGGCGTTCTTCTATATGGGAGAGCTGGTGGAGTACGCCAAGACCAGGACCATGTTCACGAGCCCGCAGGACAACCGCACCCAGAACTATATCACGGGCCGCTTCGGTTGA
- the phoU gene encoding phosphate signaling complex protein PhoU, whose product MPHIDVELEKLKTKLLEMWDLVEYQLQSGREAVLNADQELARQIIKRDLKVNRFDVKIDRMCENFFALFTPVAVDLRLVLAVLKINANLERTGDTAEGIARFAKKLDVPVSSELLELTNLLPMYDEALSMFADCRVAFKNNDPVLAKSVIKRDKTLNKIYRKSDGIATRYMAENPDRISEALAILSIIKKLERVGDQVTNIAEEVIFYREAKVVKHRQDKKRKKGE is encoded by the coding sequence ATGCCGCATATAGATGTAGAGTTAGAGAAGCTTAAGACAAAACTGCTGGAGATGTGGGACCTGGTGGAGTACCAGTTGCAGAGCGGGCGCGAAGCCGTGCTGAACGCTGACCAGGAACTGGCCAGGCAGATCATCAAGCGCGACCTCAAAGTGAACAGGTTTGACGTGAAGATAGACCGAATGTGCGAGAATTTCTTTGCCCTGTTCACGCCTGTGGCCGTGGACCTGCGCCTGGTGCTGGCCGTGCTGAAGATAAACGCCAACCTGGAGCGCACCGGCGACACAGCCGAGGGTATTGCCCGCTTTGCCAAAAAGCTGGACGTGCCCGTCAGCAGCGAGCTGCTGGAGCTGACGAACCTGCTGCCCATGTACGACGAGGCCCTGTCGATGTTTGCCGACTGCCGCGTGGCTTTCAAGAACAACGACCCGGTGCTGGCCAAATCCGTGATCAAGCGCGACAAGACGCTGAACAAGATCTACCGCAAGTCGGATGGCATTGCAACCAGGTATATGGCTGAGAACCCGGACAGGATATCGGAGGCCCTGGCCATCCTCTCCATCATCAAAAAGCTGGAGCGCGTCGGCGACCAGGTGACCAACATCGCCGAGGAGGTCATCTTCTACCGCGAAGCCAAGGTGGTGAAGCACAGGCAGGACAAAAAGCGGAAGAAGGGCGAGTGA
- a CDS encoding heme exporter protein CcmB has translation MQKDLVLEWRQRYAFNGMLLYVSSTVFVCYLSFGLRSGALSVPVWNAVLWIILLFTSVNAIAKSFMQENRGRLLYFYSIVSPQGVILSKIIYNALLMLVLALICFLFYALVLGNPVQDVPMFLLTILLGAIGFATSLTMISGIASKAANSGTLMAVLSFPVVVPMLLMLIKMSKNALDGLDRSTSLDELLTLLAINMIVVTVSYILFPYLWRS, from the coding sequence ATACAGAAGGACCTAGTGCTGGAGTGGCGGCAAAGGTACGCCTTCAACGGCATGCTGCTGTACGTCAGCAGTACGGTGTTTGTGTGCTACCTCAGCTTCGGGCTGCGCTCCGGCGCGCTCAGTGTGCCGGTCTGGAACGCGGTGCTCTGGATCATCCTGCTGTTCACGTCGGTAAACGCCATCGCCAAGAGCTTTATGCAGGAGAACCGGGGGCGGTTGCTTTATTTCTACTCGATCGTGAGCCCACAGGGCGTTATCCTGTCCAAGATTATATACAACGCCCTGCTGATGCTGGTGCTGGCGCTCATCTGCTTCCTGTTTTACGCGCTGGTGCTGGGCAACCCGGTGCAGGATGTGCCCATGTTCCTGCTCACCATCCTGCTGGGGGCCATCGGCTTCGCCACCTCCCTCACCATGATTTCGGGCATCGCCTCCAAGGCCGCCAACAGCGGCACCCTGATGGCCGTGCTCAGTTTCCCGGTTGTGGTGCCCATGCTGCTGATGCTGATCAAAATGTCGAAAAATGCTTTGGATGGCCTGGACCGTAGCACCAGCCTCGACGAACTGCTTACCCTGCTTGCCATAAACATGATTGTTGTCACTGTATCTTACATTTTGTTCCCGTACCTTTGGCGTTCATAA
- the ccsA gene encoding cytochrome c biogenesis protein CcsA: protein MKNNWWKVLAVLLLGFTVVAGMLTEVPRLAILNETIRNLYFHVPMWFGMILILLVSVVYSFKYLRNPSIKNDVIAAEAAKVGILFGVLGIVTGMEWAKFTWGEYWSNDPKQNASAIGLLIYFAYLVLRSSFNEQQQRARISAVYNIFAFAALIPLLFILPRLTDSLHPGNGGNPGFNTYDLDSRLRMVFYPAVLGWTLLGIWIVNVKSRVELLRQRIYENV, encoded by the coding sequence ATGAAGAACAACTGGTGGAAAGTGCTGGCCGTGTTGCTATTGGGGTTTACCGTAGTGGCAGGCATGCTGACGGAGGTTCCCCGGCTGGCCATCCTCAACGAAACCATCCGCAACCTTTACTTCCATGTGCCGATGTGGTTCGGCATGATCCTGATCCTGCTGGTGTCTGTCGTCTACTCCTTCAAGTACCTCCGCAACCCCTCCATCAAGAACGATGTCATCGCCGCTGAGGCAGCCAAAGTAGGGATTCTGTTCGGTGTGCTGGGCATTGTGACGGGCATGGAGTGGGCCAAATTCACCTGGGGCGAGTACTGGAGCAACGACCCGAAGCAGAACGCCTCGGCCATTGGCCTGCTCATCTACTTTGCCTACCTCGTGCTGCGCAGCTCTTTCAACGAGCAGCAGCAGCGGGCCCGCATCAGCGCGGTCTACAACATCTTCGCGTTTGCCGCCCTTATCCCCCTGCTGTTTATCCTGCCGCGCCTCACCGACTCGCTGCACCCCGGCAACGGCGGCAACCCCGGCTTCAACACCTACGACCTGGACAGCCGCCTGCGCATGGTGTTTTACCCGGCCGTGCTGGGCTGGACCCTGCTGGGCATCTGGATTGTGAACGTAAAATCGAGAGTGGAATTACTCAGACAACGCATATATGAGAATGTTTAG
- a CDS encoding CcmD family protein yields MRMFRILAAWCLMLGATLGLTPATQAQSEQTEVAFSAPQPDVEMADTLRQDGKIYVVVVVLLTVLAGTILYLVVIDRKVSKLEKQLKDDLVNR; encoded by the coding sequence ATGAGAATGTTTAGAATACTGGCCGCCTGGTGCCTGATGCTCGGCGCCACGCTTGGGCTCACGCCCGCTACACAGGCCCAATCGGAGCAAACGGAGGTAGCATTTTCGGCGCCGCAGCCGGACGTGGAGATGGCAGACACCCTGCGCCAGGACGGGAAGATATACGTGGTGGTGGTGGTGCTGCTGACGGTGCTGGCGGGCACCATCCTGTACCTGGTGGTGATAGACCGCAAGGTGAGCAAGCTGGAAAAGCAGCTGAAAGACGATTTAGTAAACCGCTAA
- a CDS encoding cytochrome c maturation protein CcmE domain-containing protein, producing the protein MKKSHIIGIIVIALAIGIIMSSAGDASTYVSFGEAIERAESGNDTKVHVVGRLKKDAQGHIVGMNYDPLVDPNYFTFTLVDTNRVEQQVVYFNPKPQDFERSEQVVITGSMQKNVFVADKILLKCPSKYVEKEVQQNTASL; encoded by the coding sequence ATGAAAAAGTCACACATCATCGGAATCATCGTCATCGCGCTGGCCATCGGCATCATCATGTCGTCTGCAGGCGATGCCAGCACCTATGTGTCCTTCGGCGAGGCCATTGAGCGCGCCGAATCAGGCAACGACACCAAGGTACACGTGGTGGGCCGCCTGAAGAAAGACGCGCAGGGCCATATAGTGGGCATGAACTACGACCCGCTGGTGGACCCCAACTACTTCACCTTCACGCTGGTGGATACCAACCGCGTGGAGCAGCAGGTGGTGTACTTTAACCCGAAGCCGCAGGATTTTGAGCGCTCCGAGCAGGTGGTGATTACAGGCAGCATGCAGAAGAACGTGTTCGTGGCCGACAAAATCCTGCTCAAGTGCCCGTCTAAGTATGTGGAAAAAGAAGTGCAGCAAAACACGGCAAGCCTTTAA